One region of Priestia megaterium genomic DNA includes:
- a CDS encoding cobalt-precorrin 5A hydrolase codes for MIQLQEGKKALITQRGDYAVVAITKHGVEIARNLGRTFQQSDVYYMSKFEKGDEREQNIQLFSGSVRMLLPSLFESYKGLIIIISLGAVVRMIAPILKDKKTDPAVVVIDDKGENVISVLSGHIGGANELTREVAAALEAHPVITTASDVQKTIPVDLFGKRFGWVWESAEKLTPVSASVVNEEEIAVVQESGEKGWWHYDHPVPANIKTYSSIQTALEASPHAALVVTHRNLKKEEEAILENGVLYRPKVLAIGMGCNRGTSAAEIETVIEKTLAELQFSMKSVKALCTIELKKDEEGLLEVAFKYGWEFVYYSPQELNSISIEQPSDTVFKYTGAYGVSEPAAMLYSGADTLELVKKKSGNVTISVALIPYD; via the coding sequence ATGATTCAACTCCAAGAAGGAAAAAAAGCTCTCATTACACAGCGCGGGGATTATGCTGTCGTGGCCATCACGAAGCATGGCGTAGAAATTGCAAGAAATCTAGGCCGCACTTTTCAGCAGTCCGATGTGTATTACATGAGCAAGTTTGAAAAAGGAGACGAAAGAGAACAGAACATTCAGCTGTTTTCAGGAAGCGTGCGGATGCTCTTGCCTTCTCTTTTTGAATCGTATAAAGGACTTATTATTATTATTTCACTGGGAGCAGTTGTACGTATGATTGCCCCTATTTTAAAAGATAAGAAAACGGATCCTGCGGTTGTTGTGATTGATGATAAAGGCGAAAATGTGATCAGCGTGCTTTCAGGTCATATCGGAGGAGCAAATGAGCTTACGCGTGAAGTTGCGGCAGCTCTTGAGGCCCATCCTGTTATTACAACAGCATCTGATGTTCAAAAAACGATTCCCGTTGATTTATTTGGAAAGCGTTTTGGCTGGGTATGGGAATCCGCAGAAAAGCTAACGCCTGTCAGCGCTTCTGTGGTAAATGAAGAAGAAATAGCAGTGGTTCAAGAATCAGGTGAAAAGGGCTGGTGGCACTATGATCATCCTGTTCCAGCTAACATTAAAACGTACTCATCGATTCAGACAGCTCTCGAAGCATCGCCACATGCAGCCTTGGTCGTAACGCATCGCAATTTAAAAAAAGAAGAAGAAGCGATCTTAGAAAACGGTGTTCTTTACCGTCCAAAAGTACTGGCGATTGGGATGGGGTGCAACAGAGGAACAAGCGCAGCGGAAATTGAAACCGTTATTGAAAAAACGCTTGCTGAACTTCAGTTTTCAATGAAAAGTGTAAAAGCATTATGTACAATAGAGTTAAAGAAAGATGAAGAAGGGCTGCTAGAAGTGGCGTTTAAGTACGGCTGGGAGTTTGTCTATTATTCGCCCCAAGAGCTAAACAGCATAAGTATAGAACAGCCTTCCGATACAGTCTTTAAATATACAGGTGCATATGGCGTCAGTGAACCTGCTGCTATGTTATACAGCGGTGCTGATACGCTTGAACTTGTGAAGAAAAAGTCAGGGAATGTCACCATTTCAGTGGCGCTTATTCCATATGACTAA
- the cobA gene encoding uroporphyrinogen-III C-methyltransferase codes for MTVGKVYLVGAGPGDPKLITVYGMECIQEADVILYDRLANEQLLNYAKKDAELIFCGKLPGKHGVIQDRIHELLVEKALQGKVVTRLKGGDPFVFGRGAEEAEVLATQGIPYEVVPGITSGIAAPAYAGIPVTHRDHATSFAIVTGHGREEKGKDYLNWSALAQGIDTIAFYMGVGNLPHICKQLMDHGRDKHTPVALVQWGTTKYQRTVTGTLATIEEIAKKAEIAHPAIVLVGEVVTIREKIKWFEERAENILL; via the coding sequence GTGACAGTTGGAAAAGTATATTTAGTAGGAGCCGGACCAGGAGATCCGAAGCTAATAACCGTATATGGAATGGAGTGTATTCAAGAGGCGGATGTCATTTTATATGATCGCTTAGCTAATGAACAGTTATTAAACTATGCTAAAAAAGACGCGGAGCTTATTTTTTGCGGGAAATTACCGGGCAAGCACGGAGTCATCCAAGATCGTATTCACGAACTGCTTGTTGAAAAAGCACTTCAAGGAAAAGTAGTGACGCGCTTAAAAGGAGGCGATCCTTTTGTGTTTGGCCGCGGAGCAGAGGAAGCTGAAGTACTTGCTACTCAAGGAATTCCTTACGAAGTCGTGCCTGGTATCACGTCAGGAATTGCAGCTCCAGCTTATGCAGGAATTCCTGTTACCCACAGAGATCATGCCACTTCTTTTGCGATTGTAACGGGGCATGGAAGAGAAGAAAAAGGAAAAGATTATTTAAACTGGTCAGCGCTTGCTCAAGGAATAGATACAATTGCGTTTTATATGGGCGTTGGAAATTTACCTCATATATGCAAGCAGTTGATGGACCATGGACGAGATAAACATACGCCAGTAGCGCTTGTTCAATGGGGAACGACGAAGTATCAGCGCACCGTAACGGGAACGCTTGCCACAATCGAAGAAATAGCAAAAAAAGCAGAAATTGCTCATCCTGCCATCGTGCTTGTAGGTGAAGTAGTGACAATTAGAGAAAAAATAAAATGGTTTGAAGAAAGAGCGGAAAATATTCTGCTTTAA
- a CDS encoding bifunctional cobalt-precorrin-7 (C(5))-methyltransferase/cobalt-precorrin-6B (C(15))-methyltransferase: MAIKIIGIGDDGKLSLLPMYEQWVYESDVLIGGKRHLDFFQDFEGEKVAIEGGLSSLVERLKNEEGNAVVLASGDPLFYGIGSYLSAKLDVEIYPYLSSIQLAFSRLKERWQDAYFTSVHGRSIKGLAQRIDGYKKVAILTDEQNSPSALANYLLSFGMTEYKMFVAENLGGEAERCQLLSLEEAANQLFSPLNVVILKQVEKSPVWPLGIEDDEFIQRKPDKGLITKKEVRTLSISALQLKRDSVVWDIGTCTGSVAIEAAKIAREGQIFAVEKNEADLENCRGNLAKFRVDAHTVHGKAPEGLGEFADPDAVFIGGTAGGMETILDVCCSRLNSGGRIVLNAVTIENLAEAMKAFKERGFETAVTLAQVSRSKPILHLTRFDALNPIYIITAKRGE, translated from the coding sequence ATGGCAATTAAAATTATTGGAATTGGTGACGACGGGAAGTTAAGTCTACTTCCTATGTATGAACAGTGGGTGTATGAAAGTGATGTGCTAATTGGAGGAAAGCGTCACCTTGACTTTTTTCAAGATTTCGAAGGAGAAAAAGTAGCCATTGAAGGAGGTCTTTCTTCCCTTGTTGAACGTTTAAAAAACGAAGAAGGAAATGCGGTTGTGTTAGCCTCAGGCGATCCGTTATTTTACGGAATTGGAAGCTATCTTTCTGCGAAGCTAGACGTTGAAATATATCCTTATTTAAGTTCTATTCAGCTTGCATTCTCACGTCTAAAAGAGCGATGGCAAGACGCTTATTTTACAAGCGTGCACGGCAGAAGTATAAAAGGGCTGGCTCAGCGCATTGACGGTTATAAAAAAGTGGCGATTTTAACCGATGAGCAAAATTCTCCTAGTGCTCTGGCAAACTACTTGTTATCATTCGGCATGACAGAATACAAGATGTTTGTGGCAGAGAATCTAGGTGGAGAGGCGGAGCGCTGTCAGCTGCTTTCGCTGGAAGAGGCGGCGAATCAACTCTTTTCTCCGCTTAATGTCGTGATATTAAAACAGGTAGAAAAAAGTCCAGTCTGGCCTCTCGGAATAGAGGACGATGAATTTATTCAACGCAAGCCGGACAAGGGACTTATTACTAAAAAAGAAGTTCGTACACTTAGTATTAGTGCCCTGCAGCTAAAGAGAGACAGCGTCGTATGGGATATCGGAACATGTACAGGTTCAGTCGCGATTGAAGCAGCTAAAATTGCGCGTGAAGGACAAATTTTTGCTGTGGAAAAAAACGAAGCAGACTTGGAAAACTGCAGGGGAAATCTAGCGAAATTTCGAGTAGATGCCCATACTGTGCACGGAAAAGCACCGGAAGGGTTAGGTGAGTTTGCTGATCCTGATGCGGTGTTTATTGGAGGGACAGCAGGAGGCATGGAAACCATTTTAGACGTGTGCTGCAGCCGATTAAATTCAGGAGGGCGCATCGTATTAAATGCCGTAACGATTGAAAATTTGGCAGAAGCGATGAAAGCTTTTAAAGAGCGAGGATTTGAGACTGCTGTTACCCTTGCACAAGTTTCAAGAAGCAAGCCCATTTTACACTTAACACGATTTGACGCTTTAAACCCCATTTATATTATTACAGCCAAAAGAGGAGAATGA
- the cobM gene encoding precorrin-4 C(11)-methyltransferase, whose amino-acid sequence MKLYIIGAGPGDPDLITVKGLKLLQQADVVLYADSLVSEELVAKSKPGAEVLKTAGMHLEEMVSTMLDRMREGKMVVRVHTGDPAMYGAIMEQMVLLKREGVDIEIVPGVSSVFAAAAAAEAELTIPDLTQTVILTRAEGRTPVPEFEKLTDLAKHKCTIALFLSATLTKKVMKEFISAGWSEDTPVVVVYKATWPDEKIVRTTVKDLDDAMRTNGIRKQAMILAGWALDPHIHDKDYRSKLYDKTFTHGFRRGVKSE is encoded by the coding sequence ATGAAGTTATACATAATCGGAGCTGGACCCGGAGATCCAGATTTAATTACCGTAAAAGGCTTAAAATTACTTCAGCAGGCAGATGTTGTTTTATACGCTGACTCACTAGTAAGTGAAGAGCTAGTTGCTAAGTCTAAACCAGGAGCTGAAGTGTTAAAAACAGCTGGTATGCATTTAGAAGAAATGGTCAGTACGATGCTTGATCGCATGCGTGAAGGAAAAATGGTTGTAAGAGTTCATACCGGAGATCCGGCTATGTACGGAGCCATTATGGAACAAATGGTGCTTTTAAAAAGAGAAGGCGTTGATATTGAAATTGTTCCGGGAGTCAGCTCCGTATTTGCTGCAGCAGCAGCGGCTGAAGCAGAATTAACCATTCCAGATTTGACTCAAACGGTTATTTTAACTCGTGCTGAAGGAAGAACGCCTGTACCTGAGTTTGAAAAATTAACTGATTTAGCAAAACATAAATGTACCATTGCTTTATTTTTAAGTGCGACGCTCACAAAAAAAGTAATGAAAGAATTTATAAGCGCCGGTTGGAGTGAGGACACGCCGGTTGTAGTAGTCTATAAAGCAACGTGGCCAGATGAAAAAATTGTTCGCACGACGGTAAAAGACCTGGATGATGCTATGCGAACAAACGGCATTCGTAAGCAGGCGATGATTTTGGCAGGCTGGGCCCTTGACCCCCACATTCATGACAAAGATTATCGATCAAAACTTTATGATAAAACATTTACCCATGGCTTTCGAAGAGGAGTGAAGTCGGAATGA
- the cobI gene encoding precorrin-2 C(20)-methyltransferase — protein sequence MIGTLYGLGVGPGDPELITVKAFRKLKESPVIAYPKKQKGSKSYAQKIIDVYFSANEKDMLGLVFPMTKDPAILEKKWTETVERVWEKLQEGKDVAFVTEGDPMLYSTFIHMMRLMQERHPQAPIQVIPGISSINGAASRLGIPLADGDEHVAIVPAREDYETMKKVLVENDCVIFIKVAKVIDFMVGLLKELDLLEKASVVTKVTSDEEIIWKASELEGADLQYLTLMVVRK from the coding sequence ATGATTGGAACATTGTACGGACTTGGAGTTGGACCAGGAGATCCAGAATTGATTACAGTAAAAGCATTTCGTAAATTAAAAGAATCACCCGTTATTGCGTACCCAAAAAAGCAAAAAGGAAGCAAAAGCTATGCCCAAAAAATTATTGATGTCTATTTCAGTGCAAATGAAAAAGATATGCTGGGCCTTGTGTTTCCAATGACAAAAGATCCTGCTATTTTAGAGAAAAAATGGACCGAAACAGTGGAACGAGTATGGGAAAAGCTCCAGGAGGGAAAAGATGTAGCATTTGTGACAGAGGGAGATCCTATGCTTTATAGCACGTTTATTCACATGATGCGCCTGATGCAAGAACGTCACCCTCAAGCTCCTATTCAAGTAATTCCTGGTATTTCATCTATTAACGGGGCTGCGTCTCGCTTAGGCATTCCATTAGCAGACGGTGATGAACATGTGGCCATTGTTCCTGCTCGTGAAGATTATGAAACAATGAAAAAAGTATTGGTGGAAAACGACTGCGTTATTTTTATTAAAGTGGCTAAAGTCATCGATTTTATGGTCGGTCTTTTAAAAGAGCTTGATCTGCTTGAAAAAGCATCGGTGGTAACAAAAGTAACGTCAGATGAAGAAATTATTTGGAAAGCTTCAGAACTAGAAGGAGCCGATTTACAATACTTAACGCTAATGGTGGTGCGAAAATGA
- a CDS encoding cobyrinate a,c-diamide synthase — translation MSNRRLVIAGTGSGVGKTTLTIGLMAALKQAGYRVQGFKCGPDYIDPTYHTAVTERASRNIDSWMLEHDMVREIVARASEDADISIMEGVMGFFDGKNPLTNEGTTAEISLITNSPVLLVVNCASMARSAAAIVKGFQQFLPEANIVGVIANRVGSEGHYKLVKAAIEQECHIPVVGYLKRNDDLTIPERHLGLIPSIERGELTPFFEQLGQLVHDTIDIEKVYELALAPKIEINDPIFTKPSVPQVKIAVARDAAFNFYYEENFELLKAYGAELVEFSPLKGETVPQDADGLYIGGGFPEEFAETLAQQIDVKNSVRAAIEKGIPTLAECGGFMFLTDAIVTTDDTCHEMVGLIPGQVRMQTKLAALGYREVTGKPGNFLFKGDIQAKGHEFHYSTFHSEKEFSPAYDTKGMRGMKEEGYMNNNLIAGYTHFHFGSSTKMVENWVEQCKAVKKERRDAV, via the coding sequence ATGTCAAACAGAAGACTCGTCATTGCCGGTACCGGAAGTGGCGTAGGGAAAACAACACTTACAATTGGGCTGATGGCGGCATTAAAACAAGCTGGTTATAGAGTTCAAGGGTTTAAATGCGGACCCGATTATATTGATCCAACGTATCATACGGCTGTTACAGAACGAGCGTCTCGTAATATAGACAGCTGGATGCTTGAACACGATATGGTTAGGGAAATTGTAGCTCGAGCTAGTGAAGACGCTGATATTTCCATCATGGAAGGAGTTATGGGATTTTTTGATGGGAAAAATCCGTTAACGAACGAAGGGACAACAGCAGAAATCAGCTTAATCACCAATAGTCCTGTCCTTTTAGTTGTCAATTGTGCTAGTATGGCTAGAAGTGCAGCGGCAATTGTAAAAGGGTTTCAGCAATTTTTACCGGAAGCGAACATTGTCGGTGTAATTGCTAACCGAGTTGGAAGTGAAGGGCATTATAAACTTGTTAAGGCAGCGATTGAGCAGGAATGTCATATCCCTGTAGTAGGCTACTTGAAAAGAAACGATGATCTTACGATTCCTGAACGTCACCTCGGGCTGATCCCGTCGATTGAACGAGGAGAATTAACACCGTTTTTTGAACAGTTAGGGCAGCTTGTTCATGATACAATTGATATTGAAAAAGTATATGAACTGGCTTTAGCTCCTAAAATAGAAATTAATGATCCTATCTTTACAAAGCCGTCCGTACCTCAAGTGAAAATTGCTGTGGCAAGAGATGCCGCTTTTAACTTTTATTATGAAGAAAATTTCGAATTGTTAAAAGCTTACGGAGCAGAGCTTGTAGAATTTTCGCCTTTAAAAGGAGAGACGGTTCCGCAAGATGCTGATGGCCTTTACATAGGAGGCGGATTTCCAGAAGAATTTGCTGAAACGCTGGCTCAGCAAATTGACGTTAAAAATTCTGTTCGAGCAGCCATCGAAAAAGGGATTCCTACACTTGCTGAGTGCGGAGGCTTTATGTTTTTAACAGATGCTATTGTCACAACAGATGATACATGCCATGAAATGGTGGGGCTTATTCCCGGACAAGTAAGAATGCAGACAAAATTGGCTGCTTTAGGGTACCGAGAAGTGACGGGAAAGCCAGGGAATTTTTTATTTAAAGGCGATATACAAGCTAAAGGCCATGAATTTCATTATTCAACCTTTCATTCAGAGAAAGAGTTTTCGCCTGCCTATGATACAAAAGGGATGCGAGGAATGAAAGAAGAAGGCTATATGAACAATAATTTAATTGCCGGCTATACGCACTTTCATTTCGGCTCTTCTACGAAGATGGTAGAAAACTGGGTGGAACAGTGTAAAGCGGTAAAAAAAGAAAGAAGAGATGCCGTGTGA